A stretch of Eleutherodactylus coqui strain aEleCoq1 chromosome 2, aEleCoq1.hap1, whole genome shotgun sequence DNA encodes these proteins:
- the NKX2-6 gene encoding homeobox protein Nkx-2.6, with the protein MLPCPVTSTPFSVKDILKLDRSQHPGGQVEANSLKTEPAAAPTTQDSEDMGVCCDSPGREDETQEQSTGSLESRREEQPLQIQRRKPRVLFSQVQVYELERRFKQQKYLSAPEREQLASVLRLTSTQVKIWFQNRRYKCKRQKQERSLELAGHPHPPRRVAVPVLVRDGKPCLRGSQTFHSSSSSYPYPACFGGYTGNPYYSGSATMPTGAAQQCRWLT; encoded by the exons ATGCTCCCCTGCCCTGTCACCTCCACTCCCTTCTCAGTCAAAGACATCTTGAAGTTGGATCGTTCTCAGCATCCTGGAGGCCAAGTGGAGGCAAATTCATTGAAGACCGAACCAGCAGCAGCTCCAACAACACAGGACAGTGAGGATATGGGGGTCTGCTGTGACTCCCCAGGGAGAGAGGATGAGACTCAGGAGCAGA GCACTGGGAGCTTGGAGTCCAGGAGAGAAGAGCAGCCCCTGCAGATCCAGAGGAGGAAGCCCCGTGTGCTGTTCTCCCAGGTGCAGGTGTACGAGCTGGAGAGGAGGTTCAAGCAGCAGAAATACCTGTCTGCCCCAGAGAGGGAGCAGCTGGCATCAGTGCTGAGGCTCACCTCCACCCAGGTGAAGATCTGGTTCCAGAACAGGAGATATAAGTGTAAGAGGCAGAAGCAGGAGCGCTCCCTAGAGCTGGCAGGGCACCCCCATCCTCCACGCAGGGTAGCAGTGCCAGTTCTGGTCAGGGATGGCAAACCCTGCCTGAGAGGTTCCCAAACTTTCCATTCCAGTAGCAGCTCTTACCCTTACCCAGCGTGCTTTGGTGGATACACTGGGAATCCTTATTACTCTGGATCAGCCACAATGCCAACAGGAGCAGCCCAGCAGTGCAGGTGGTTAACATGA
- the LOC136610183 gene encoding zona pellucida sperm-binding protein 3-like encodes METNPGMNSASLLYPHQVGKVSAEYNEVSGGEMMVGYKAQIPTASPCMTCSSARMELVYRLSWLLVVLLFGQGFTSALVRPRRQSDTWQRNSQPGLGSSRGLGQPLFGVGSRGNSRSGLGPQRGAQPGFGWGSRSLAGPQPRQLAQPQYSPVGVQCGEDRMVVSVERDFYGNGKLVKPTDLSLGTCRSGPQTTDTVVVFDNGLQECGNSLEMTPDWLIYNSQLSYSPTSSRNVPIIRTNSAVVPIQCFYPRHGNVSSNAIKPTWIPFSTTVTAEERLAFSLRLMTADWSAPSSSVVFQLGDLFYIEASLDTQNHVPMILFVDSCVATLTPDMNSNPRYEIISNNGCLMDGMQDDSSSVFVAPRSQADKLRFMIDAFRFTDSAFSTIYITCSLRAAAINQTPDPMNKACSYNKPSSSWSPVEGPSGICQCCSTRNCATAAGQRMASHQRPRGFGKRDVGSHLEKHNLATLGPLLVTGAKPNQVSGAGTSQASKKTMGAEPLQLWVLVAIGSATAVVVAVALTMAGKCLLGRFHNKESV; translated from the exons atggaaacaaatCCTGGTATGAACTCCGCCTCATTGCTTTATCCCCATCAGGTGGGGAAGGTGTCAGCTGAGTATAATGAGGTCTCAGGTGGAGAGATGATGGTGGGGTATAAAGCTCAGATCCCTACAGCTTCTCCTTGTATGACTTGTTCTTCAGCCAGGATGGAGCTAGTATACAGGTTGAGTTGGCTATTAGTGGTTCTGCTCTTTGGCCAAGGCTTTACCAGTGCCTTGGTCAGACCCCGGCGCCAGTCTGATACTTGGCAGAGGAATTCTCAGCCTGGATTGGGATCTTCTAGAGGCCTTGGACAGCCATTGTTTGGAGTTGGTTCTAGAGGAAACTCCCGGTCTGGTTTGGGGCCTCAGAGAGGTGCTCAGCCTGGGTTTGGATGGGGCTCCAGGTCTCTTGCAGGTCCTCAGCCCAGACAGCTTGCCCAACCTCAGTACTCCCCTGTCGGTGTGCAGTGTGGTGAGGACAGGATGGTGGTGAGTGTGGAgagagacttctatgggaatgGGAAGCTGGTGAAGCCTACAGACCTGAGCCTGGGCACCTGCAGATCTGGACCTCAGACTACAGATACGGTGGTGGTCTTTGATAATGGCCTTCAAGAATGTGGCAACAGCTTAGAG ATGACTCCTGACTGGCTGATCTATAACTCCCAATTAAGCTACAGCCCCACTTCCTCCAGGAATGTGCCCATTATCAGGACCAACTCTGCTGTGGTTCCCATCCAGTGCTTCTACCCAAG ACATGGCAATGTGAGCAGCAATGCTATTAAGCCAACATGGATTCCATTCAGCACCACAGTGACTGCAGAAGAGCGCCTGGCCTTCTCTTTGCGTCTCATGACTG CGGActggagtgctcccagttcaTCAGTGGTCTTCCAACTTGGTGACCTGTTCTACATTGAAGCCTCTCTGGACACTCAGAACCATGTCCCAATGATCCTGTTTGTTGATAGCTGTGTGGCCACCCTTACTCCAGACATGAACTCCAATCCTCGTTATGAGATCATCTCTAACAATGG GTGCTTGATGGATGGAATGCAAGATGACTCCTCTTCAGTCTTTGTTGCTCCAAGATCTCAAGCAGACAAGCTTCGCTTCATGATTGATGCCTTCAGGTTCACTGATAGTGCTTTCTCTACG ATCTACATCACCTGCTCTTTGAGAGCTGCTGCCATCAACCAAACCCCTGATCCAATGAACAAGGCTTGCTCCTACAACAAGCCATCCAGCAG CTGGTCACCTGTAGAAGGCCCAAGTGGGATCTGCCAATGCTGCTCCACCAGAAACTGTGCCACTGCTGCAGGCCAGAGAATGGCTTCCCATCAGAGGCCAAGAGGATTTGGGAAGAGAGATGTTG GTTCTCATCTGGAGAAACACAACTTGGCCACATTGGGTCCTCTTCTGGTGACTGGAGCTAAGCCTAACCAGGTCTCTGGAGCAGGAACCTCCCAAGCTTCCAAAAAGACCATGGGAGCTGAACCTCTACAGCTGTGGGTGCTGGTGGCCATTGGTTCTGCCACTGCAGTGGTTGTTGCTGTTGCTCTTACTATGGCTGGAAAATGTCTTCTGGGAAGATTTCACAATAAAGAATCTGTATAA